Proteins encoded within one genomic window of Glandiceps talaboti chromosome 3, keGlaTala1.1, whole genome shotgun sequence:
- the LOC144433180 gene encoding D-beta-hydroxybutyrate dehydrogenase, mitochondrial-like → MASVKIYILVLCVFASLPFLLPLPVSCITTKVGLSFLTVTATILFLWLSPTRGRITVDNKAVLITGCDSGFGLALAKHLYSLGFEVFAGCLLKDKGGAGAKELEGIDKERLTVLQLDVASDRQVNNAVKAVKWTLARSHRVLWGVVNNAGVSSFGEIEWCAIEKYRFVYDINVLGMIRVTKAFLPLIRGSKGRVVNMASGISRQAVPSRSLYCTSKFAVQGFSDCLRYEMHRWGVHVSILEPGNFIAATGIFNESLVDKTSKEMWDGMSEEVKRDYGKDYFDKTVNTMKSYSSTSEGSTSMAPVIDAYTDALVSRTPRIRYYPMQLYWHVRRVVFTHLPECVADALYHGIYY, encoded by the exons ATGGCGTCCGTGAAAATTTATATTCttgtattgtgtgtatttgCATCATTGCCTTTCCTCCTACCGCTACCCGTGTCTTGTATCACTACCAAAGTAGGGCTAAGTTTTCTGACGGTCACTGCAACAATTCTATTTCTTTGGTTAAGTCCCACGAGGGGACGTATCACGGTTGATAACAAGGCTGTTCTGATCACAGGGTGCGATTCTGGGTTTGGCTTGGCGTTAGCAAAACACCTTTATTCACTTGGCTTCGAGGTATTTGCTGGATGCCTTTTAAAAGATAAAGGAGGAGCTGGAGCTAAGGAATTGGAGGGGATCGACAAGGAACGATTGACGGTCCTGCAGCTGGACGTAGCTTCCGATCGTCAAGTAAACAACGCAGTCAAAGCAGTGAAATGGACTTTAGCAAGATCTCACAGAG TTCTCTGGGGTGTTGTTAACAATGCTGGGGTGTCATCATTTGGCGAGATAGAATGGTGTGCGATAGAGAAATATCGATTCGTGTATGACATCAATGTCCTTGGAATGATTCGTGTTACCAAGGCATTCCTACCCCTAATCAGGGGGTCAAAGG GCCGTGTAGTGAATATGGCGAGTGGTATCTCCAGACAAGCCGTACCATCGAGGTCTTTGTATTGCACTTCAAAGTTTGCTGTACAGGGGTTTTCTGATTGTCTCCGGTACGAGATGCACCGATGGGGTGTTCATGTATCTATCCTCGAACCGGGTAATTTCATTGCTGCGACGGGAATCTTCAACGAGAGCTTGGTTGATAAAACATCTAAAGAAATGTGGGATGGCATGAGTGAGGAAGTGAAAAGGGATTATGGCAaagattattttgataaaacGGTCAACACCATGAAATCGTACAGTTCAACGTCTGAAGGTTCAACATCAATGGCCCCTGTTATTGATGCATATACAGATGCCCTAGTTTCGAGGACACCCAGAATCCGATATTATCCGATGCAATTATACTGGCACGTACGGAGAGTTGTTTTCACCCATCTACCTGAGTGCGTAGCAGATGCATTGTACCACGGTATATATTACTAA